ATCCTGCGCCGTGTGAAAGGTAAGAAGATGAAAGACATTCCTTTCTACAAGCTGGGTAATTTCTTGTTCGATACTCAGAAACAAACACTGGCTATCGGTGACAAGGTAACAAAGCTGACAACGAAAGAATGCGAACTGCTGAGCCTGTTGTGTGCTCATGCCAACGAAATTCTGGAACGTAACTATGCACTGAAAACTATCTGGGTAGACGATAACTACTTCAATGCCCGTAGTATGGACGTGTATATCACCAAACTTCGTAAACTGTTGAAAGATGATCCGGGTATCGAAATCATCAACATCCACGGTAAGGGTTACAAACTGATCACTCCTTCCGGAGAAGAACAGGCCCGCGAAGAAGGTATCCAGGTTCTCTAAGGGATAGATCCCCTCTAATAAAAACAAGCCCCGACGGTTTTTCCGCCGGGGTTTCGTTTTTAAACAGATTGTTTCTTCTTCCACCAAAGAAAAGCAACCAATGTGATCACCGTAATCACGATGCCAATCGCCTGCGAAACAGCAACACCCATGCCCAATCCTTCCGGAGCGACAA
This is a stretch of genomic DNA from Parabacteroides chongii. It encodes these proteins:
- a CDS encoding response regulator transcription factor, with protein sequence MEEKLKIFFCEDDENLGMLLREYLQAKGYVTDLFSDGEAGYKGFTKGKYDLCVLDVMMPKKDGFTLAQEIRSINPDIPIIFLTAKTMKEDILEGFKIGADDYLTKPFSMEELLLRIEAILRRVKGKKMKDIPFYKLGNFLFDTQKQTLAIGDKVTKLTTKECELLSLLCAHANEILERNYALKTIWVDDNYFNARSMDVYITKLRKLLKDDPGIEIINIHGKGYKLITPSGEEQAREEGIQVL